Within Cydia fagiglandana chromosome 1, ilCydFagi1.1, whole genome shotgun sequence, the genomic segment aatatcatttgatatttaccagttgctttacggtgaaggaaaacatcgtgaggaaaccggactaatcccataaggcctagtttcccctctgggttggaagttcagatggtagtcgcttttgtaaaaactagcacctgcctacgtcaattcttaggtttagttgtcaagcggaccccaggctcccatgagccgagACAAAATGCCGGTATAATGCGAGGAATAAGAAGAAGAGTTCAATTTTGATCTACATCAGCTGtcccacttcatcaaatgttacCTTTTTAATGAGAAAAAAATAGTTACTACTTATATGTAACCTATAAGATTTTAGGAATCCtttcgattccttgtggaaacCATCATCCAAACTGGTCCTTGGCggaaatgttactataaacaggATCTTACACCCAAAGACTTACAGGAATAGGCAAATTACAAAACATGAAATCGTCCTTAAAACCTTGTATCTAATATTTCTATAGTTTTTAAGatctgaggagttccctcatggaatccatcatcagaactggaccTTGATTCATTTGCGTCACAACAGTTGGGTCGTGTTTTACAATAAGTAATGCTCGAGTTGTTGATGAAACCCCAATCCCAATGTTAACTATATTATATCCTATAATAAAGTCTAAATAATGAGGTTAACTCCACCTACTACTTCCTTTCACCTTCAGTAGCCTCTGTGTCCGACGTCCAACTTAAAAATGCAGAAATCCGCTTTGGACAAGTCAAATGCCGCTTAAAACACTGAGACATCTGCGGTTCACTGCGGTGCTGATATAATACTTGCAACATCACCCGGGTACATTAAAATAGGTAGCAACAGCAGTGGCTGCAATTGGATGGTCGAAACAGAAATGTGGTAGATACTGACAAGCCCTGGGCGACACCCACGGGTGTAGCCAACAGGTCTGACCTGACTTGACACCCATCCTCTACCACGATTTACGATTGGCCTTGCAGAATGTTAATGAGGAAGCTGTGCTCAAATTGGCACAGCGGAGTAGTTTGGCAGGAATATGTCGTAATCTGCCGCGTCAACCGCCTTGAAAAGATCACAACAAATCATTTCAACcagattcacggttagtttaaCTAGACTCATATCGACCGGGACagtaaatgtaatttaaataataaacaatattttcgaTTATAAATACCACGCGGTATTATTATGCCGATGTACGAAAATAGTACGAAAAAATGTACATGTCAAATACGTTAAATgtcgtatatatatttttttcaggaATCCATAGAGGTGTAGAATATTGAGATCTATATTGTAAATAAAGGACTTTTTAGAACTTGCGAAAAATTGCATACGAGTTTAGATTACTGCCGGAACGGGTCAATCACTTTAATCCTTCGAATGAATGCCGAAATATAATGcgaaactaaatctaaaaataaataattcacaCGCAATTAGGTATACATATGTGGGCTTGAATGATAGATGAGGCCTTAAAGCGGATTCTGCCAAAGATCTTTAGTTTTCAAAAAGTATGACCGAAAGAGAAGACAAACTACaagattacattttattttgataacGCTACAACGCCActattttgttaataattagGTCGCGTTTTTACCTACTTACCCGGAAAGCTTCTATTTTTCTCTAATATCAATAACGGATTAGCACTCTAGGTACTCATTTATCCTAGTTGTCATATTTCCTTTATAAATCTTTATCTTGGGCTCCTTTTGGGTCATTAACACGATAGGTACAGTATATGTACAATCAAAATACAATATTCCTGCAGCTAAAACTTCTGTGTTTGGCCTGATGGTCGACTAGATGAGAATGCCTTCTGGATCTAAGTCTCCGCTTTTTGTACTTTGTGGAGTACGTGCTGCAGCACGGAAAAGATATGATGTTATACTATGCGTCTCCTATAAGTTAAACATTTACTACAAGTATCTcagaatttatatttaatttgctATGAACAACTCTTTTGTTACCATAAAAACCTATTGATGCTATTGTCAATATTTTTGATTGTCAGATCCGTTGTAACCTTGAGTTCGAATGTGATATAAGTATTGTTCTGCTTTTGGTTATTCTAGTGCATCTGAATATAGTTATAAATATTGTCATACATTATCTCATTAGCAATcattagtgtaataaattgttgtaattataaatattcattatCATCATTGTGTAGTGTAGTACGTGTGTCCTGTAGTATAGGTTTGTATATTGGGAGGTGGGAACTTGTGTAATATATTGTTGTAACAtttaattgtattatattttCGTGTGATAAATAGTGTAAATGATAGTAGGTAGGCTGTAGTATAGGTATATCACAATGGCTCAGTGTGTTACATGTCAGCGCGCTATGGCGCGGGAAAGGCAAAATCACCGATTCGGCCTAGACGAGCTAAACGCTAGGCCTGCATTTAGGGAATATTTTCTCATTCATTCCCAAATACAAGAAGGAGCAGTAAGTTTTATCCCCATATGCCTACGTACTTAAAAGGATAATTGTAGAAAAACCCAATTAACTTGCAGGATATAAGTATATTACATACCTAGGGAAGATATTTTATACTAAGTTGGTGGTAAATAAGTATACAGCCCGTCTTATGGTAAAAAGTTACCGTATCCTATGATCGCCTGCAACTCCACCCTAACACACCATACCCTAGTTGAGATCTCTAGCGACCTTACCCACCGGTAGTTGCGAATGTCTCAGACCACATGTAATCGAAAAATATGTGATTTGAGGCTTTCTTTTTTACTGGCCGAATACtgaaatcggactacggatgtcggagtaatcggtgaacgtacataaaaaaattgccacaaccgaatacagaacctccccATTGTATGAAATTGAAGTCTGttgaaaatatacatatttaattttaattaagtattacAATATAGAAACTATACAGCCAGTAGGTACAGAAAGTAGGGCATCAAGTGGCGCCACGGATTTGCGCAAAAACAGTCAAAGTAGCGGGGCTTCAATGGAGTGTCAGCGCGGATTTGAAAGGTCTATCGAATAGTTAAGTTTTGATTGGAAGTAATTGCtatttaattttcaaaataagacttaagtaatttaatttctaGATGGTTCATTAATCATTATCTAAAAACCGCTCTTCAACTGACATGGTTAATTTATTAATCTACAtgatttcaataatgttattaCGATGATAAAAACGTTTTGCCAATGTTTATAGATTGCGGACGGTAGAGAATTTGTCATGTGCCATCGCTGTTGGGTGGCAGCCGGTCGGCATAATCCGGCAGCCAGACTCGACGCGAACGCAGAACTCGTAGCTGCTCCACCTCCGCGTGTCTCCATTGATTTAGAGGGATATAGGCGAGCTCCCAACACAGCGAACAGGTGTTTGTTTCCGGCTTGCCAAAATGATAACCTACAGAGGATTCCCAACTTCCTCAAGACTCGGGTTCTTGTGGTTTCCAAGATCTATCTGCCCCAGAGTGCTCGTATCTGTGAAGAGCATTTTCTAAACGGTCAATGGGAAGAGCTAGATGGTCTTCAACTGCATACTTTTACTGCGGAGCAGTTGCAAGATATGCTGAACACATTAATTCAGGCGTATAATGAAAAAAGCCAATTTGATTTTGACGAGATTGAGGACATATCGCCGGAGGAGCTCCATTTCTGTGTTGGATTGACCCATCAACAATTTGAGAACTTGCTGCACGAGATGCCTTCTCTCACGGAACGGTCGCGTCACCCAAAAACCGTTTTAGGAGCATATTTAATGAAAATGAGGACGGGTGAACCCGATGAGAGACTTGCCGCTAGGCTCAACATGAGCCGTCGCTCTTTGGAACGAAAATTGGAATTAGCCAGAGAGTGCCTTCTTGGTGATTTTGTCCCCAACCATTTGGGCTGGGACCACATAACTAGGGAacaaataatagaaaaaaatctaGCCATTGCTAATCATTTATACGGGGATATAGGTACCAAGGCAGTGTTAATTTTTGAtggtacatatatttatattcaaAAAAGCGGAAACTTCTTGTTTCAGAAAAAAACGTACAGTCCGCACAAATTCCGTAATTTGATTAAACCGTATCTGGTGGTCTGCCCCGACGGCTATATAGTCGACGTTGCAGGACCATATGCAGCAACAACGTCCGATGCTGACATTATGTCGCAGGAGTTAGCAGTAGACGGTCCAATGAATTATGTGCTGGAAGCCGGTGACGTGTTTATAGTAGATAGGGGGTTTAGAAATTCAATCCCCGACATCGAGGCATGCGGCTATGAAGCTCATATGCCACCAACGAAACAACCCCATGAGACACAACTAAGCACCGAAGACGCCAACAAATCCCGTCTGGTAACTATTGTCAGGTGGGTTGTTGAGGTGATAAACGGTCGgcttaaaagagattttaaatTACTCAGACAGGAGTACTGTAACAGAGCCCTGCCAAAAAGCTTTAATGATGTGCGCATTGCAGCAGCGCTCACAAACGTCTTTAAAGAACCTCTAGGTGATTCACCTTACGCCAACGAAATTATAGAAATTATAGACGAAAGGCGGGAAATACCAAACTTGCTCGGAAATTATGTTGTTgaacaaaatataaatagacAGAGAGCAGCGTTCCAAAATATGACCGACGCAGAGGTCGTTGAAAGAACTAGATTTCCGAGGCTAACTACCGACGAATTAGTGCTCATAGCGCTGGGCACGTACCAAATTAAGCTCGCGCGCTCTTACTTGAGCGAACAGGTTCGGAATGGGGTGTATCAAATTGAGATTTGTGAAACTGCCATTCCGAACCTGAGGCAGTATGGCATAAATATAGAGGCGGGCGTTCTGCTTAGAGGACGAATAAGGTCTAGACTGACAGGAAACAAAATTCACTACTCTTATATTTTAGTGAACAACGGAGAGCAAGGGAGGCGCGCAATATTAAACCACTACTGCTCCTGTCGATCAGGAAAAAGAACTATAGGGACGTGCGCTCACATTATAAGTATAATGTGGTTTTTAGGTTGGGCGAGGTACACCAATGTGTTGTTGCCAGCTACATTTTTAGACAACATCATTTTAAATGTAGATAATTAATAATCATTCAGTAGACTGCAATTTGATCCTTATATTGATGTTCCTACGCTTTAAGAAACTCGATTCTGCCAATCTGAAAAGTGGTGCCGTTACACCCATCAAACTCTTGAACTTCCCCCTGTCAATTCAATATAATcattacaccttataaaacgaaagtcctccgccgcgtctgtctgtttatgttattgtatgttcgctataaactcaaaaactactaaaggGATTAGagcgattcttgaggaaggtttaggtgtataatttgttaacgcGTACGAAGCCGGGGCGCATCGCTAGTAACAGATAACGTTGCCCGCCCGCAATGTTTTGCAAACTTCGCGCTTCCTTGTACGCGATAGGGTCTctgtttatgtttttattacatatttatactatattatattatattacagggacatcttacacaaatcgacctagccccaaactaagcaaagcttgtactatgggtgctaggcgacgatatacatacttatatacctacatagaaaacacccatgactcaggaacaaatattagtgttcatcacacaaataaatgcccttagtgggattcgaacccaggaccatcggcttcgcaggcagggtcactttCCACTAGGCCAAACCGGTCGtcttaggccaagcgcgcaccacgattataatttttgcgacacgatattagaatcgcgctgtaatatatcgcagaaaattcactgcgcgcactgcgatgaaaaagtcgacgatttgttcattctcaacatggatttcgtaccagtcgtttgtcatgaaacgtgtctttaatatgcgatcgctgtatgactttgagtatttataacacaaaggtgtatttccataattaaattgTCAACATGTAGCGTCTCATTTTCTCATTCCGACATGTTGACGCtcggagagcgaaatgccgactgaggtccgggtgcgattttattatcgcagtgcgcgcggggccatacaactccgtatgctgcaattcactttgcgacaatcgcgtcgcgatttttttgtcgcatatgcgcgcacttcCATATAAagacatacgttacatttctgcgactaaattatcgcgcgacaaaaagtcgtggtgcgcgcttggccttacatATAGATTTTTTTCCTTGTTTTTCATTTGCCACAAAACAGAAGATGCAAGTAGGAATATTAAATGCTCCTTACATTTTCATGGTTCCATAATCAACTAGCCATTTCGCCATATCCAATTGTCCATGTCCGCCCCTCCGTCCGCGCCTTTGCTCCttgatcgttagtgctagaaagctacAAATTGGCATGGATATATAAATTAGTCGTAAAACTGGTATAATTAAAACAGAAACACATTTTGAGGGTACCTCGCCTCTcgcctatacagggtgatttcggggtcgtggagcaagagagctagacatcatacagaatccaaagatgagcctaatgatgttgttaagattattttccagatgacaagtaagaaaaaacatgtttgcatacaatttggtgaccctactcaatgtgacgtcttgtcgctttccatacagcgtatgtcaaaagtcatagggtgaccataattacttagtataacagtaattttactttaaaaataagaatatttaaagtaattatcctttaataaaatactaccatatgatcaTGTGGATCATTTCCatagtcagaaaaagtggttctggatcacgacccagaaatcaccctgtataacaaaTCGCCTATGGAATAAGTAGTTTGCAATAAAAACCAAATTGAACCTCATTAAACTAATCTATTTGAGTGTCTCTTTGCTTGGTCAAACGCTTCTTCCTTGCCCTCCGTAGGTCCCCAGTTGTTACGTCGGGATGTAGTCAATATAcacgatataatccgtttcaatagttttatgtaATGAATAATTAGCAGGCATAAAAtcaaagcaaagcttcaccccggaatttcttgTCGAAAATTAACAgttaaaaaattcattactcgaaaactacgaaaaatcagCTAACATACGTGGGATATATTCTGATTGCCAACGACGTGAGGAATCAAAAGAATGTTgtacgtcaaggtttggaccaccctgtatgTTCTAGATTTTAGTACTGACCCGTATTTCTTGTCCGCAAGTTTCAATGTCGTCTCGCCATGACCGCCTAGGCCTACTCCGCCCATGCCGCTTTGCTAGCCCGCCTACCAACCTAGCTCTATCGGCATTAGTTGAGCCAAGAATGTTTTGACAACGCCAGCTTCAATGCATATTTTAGAACGCAGCATGGTTACCGCTTTCTTGGATGATTTCTATAATGTTGTTTGTCTTCGTCATAAGCACGTATTTTCCATAGACatagttggtggtaactacggAGACTGTTTTTCTCAGTTGCCACCACTAGTAACTACTTCTTGGTAGTGGGAATAATCCGGaataagcccccattcgcacgacagctttttcaacgcgcgttataaaagcgcttgaatctgtccacactctaaattcgacttaacgaccaaggcttaaagtcgaaaatccaacaacgcttgataaaaagcgtcaCCGCTGTTGTgggaatacatacatggttatccatttgtgtgattcaaacgcttttttaacgcgcgttgaaacagctgccgtgcgaacggggcctaaGTAGGTAGCCAATACATCCTTACATAGACAGCATTATATTATTTGTTCGTTCGAAGCGATTAGCGTCATAATAAAATTTAGAAGCTGACAATAACTAAATTCGCATATTGTCTTGTCTTGATATTGTCTTGACTGGAAACCCTTTACTTACATCAATAATTCTTCATTAGCTGAATACATCCACATTAGTTTACTGCGTGCATAATAAGctataaatatttcattttaagcaacattaatgagcaaaattaaaaaaaaaagcactCGAGGTACCTTTGCCATTTTGAACCTCTGCCGGAACGCTTCAATATGGTTTCGCGATATTTATAGCTTGTTTATAGCTCGTACGTGGTTATATCACCTCCTTTAGAATAAGAAGTAAAACATTTTACACCATTATAATAGTCGTGTTACAATGCCACCTAGGTTTCAAAACTGCATTTAACCATGTATTTTGAGTTTAGTTTATGTGTTTTGAGTGTTTTTTACATAATGACAGGGCTCTTGATTTTGAGATCGACCGACAGCAACTTTTCACCTGTACGTGTAGTAGACAGTATTTGTAGACGCTTTTCATAATCTTTTTGGTTTCTCAATCAGTCTTTTTACGCTCAACGGTTTCATGCACATATATACCTTCGCTATCTTCGATATAACGTTTGTCGACACCAATGTTGCTGTATGTTGTCAAGAGGGAGACCAACAGtagatttaattaatattactgTGAATAATGTGTGACTGAATTAGAACCAGTGGTTTCTTCGCAGCGTTTGAATTTTGTATGTGATTTGTTCCCTGGTTAACTTAAAACGAAAAATCTCGATCACTAAATCAAGATACAACGTATTGCTAGATATATCAAGTCGATCAAGAGTGATATTACAGGTGCAGCATACCACATGCACTAACTTGAAAAACCAGTCAAATATTGAAAAGTCATTCTCATTTTCACCAGTTCATGATACTTTTACTAAATGGCTGAAAGACAGACACATATTGCGGTACTCCCCGCCACCGTAAAGTCTCATAGGGAAGAGCCCTGCTCACCGTTTTAACATTTACTACAATTGGACATAGATCAGGCACAAAATGCGGCATTTCTGTATATTGCGCGATTTCTTGTGAAGAATCTCAAGCGAAGTTATAGTCACTATTTGAAAATACACTGGGTAAATATTTAGTTCGTTCTCATAAAAAATCAAGGTTTTTCTAATCTTGTCCCACCAATCGCTTAGCCCAGGGAAGGTTAATAATTCCtatattatgttttttataATTAGCTGTATTTACATTGTGCACATTATTTTTGATTACGTTCTTATTTAACGAGTTTTATGCCTCTCACATATTGAGTGAAACATGTATGTTGCATTCGCATTCTCAAAATCAAACGATCTTTATGATCAAACGGAAAAGTTTTTCGTTCGTCACTTCGTTCGTTTGTCCATTTGTCTTG encodes:
- the LOC134669975 gene encoding uncharacterized protein LOC134669975, whose product is MCHRCWVAAGRHNPAARLDANAELVAAPPPRVSIDLEGYRRAPNTANRCLFPACQNDNLQRIPNFLKTRVLVVSKIYLPQSARICEEHFLNGQWEELDGLQLHTFTAEQLQDMLNTLIQAYNEKSQFDFDEIEDISPEELHFCVGLTHQQFENLLHEMPSLTERSRHPKTVLGAYLMKMRTGEPDERLAARLNMSRRSLERKLELARECLLGDFVPNHLGWDHITREQIIEKNLAIANHLYGDIGTKAVLIFDGTYIYIQKSGNFLFQKKTYSPHKFRNLIKPYLVVCPDGYIVDVAGPYAATTSDADIMSQELAVDGPMNYVLEAGDVFIVDRGFRNSIPDIEACGYEAHMPPTKQPHETQLSTEDANKSRLVTIVRWVVEVINGRLKRDFKLLRQEYCNRALPKSFNDVRIAAALTNVFKEPLGDSPYANEIIEIIDERREIPNLLGNYVVEQNINRQRAAFQNMTDAEVVERTRFPRLTTDELVLIALGTYQIKLARSYLSEQVRNGVYQIEICETAIPNLRQYGINIEAGVLLRGRIRSRLTGNKIHYSYILVNNGEQGRRAILNHYCSCRSGKRTIGTCAHIISIMWFLGWARYTNVLLPATFLDNIILNVDN